The following are from one region of the Natronocella acetinitrilica genome:
- the dut gene encoding dUTP diphosphatase: MTQIVEVRILDERLGSSFPLPDYATDGSAGIDLRACLDEPLSLAPGTTELIPTGMAIHIGDPGLAAVILPRSGLGHKHGIVLGNLVGLIDSDYQGQLMVSCWNRGETTFTMEPGERLAQLVFVPVVRPEFKRVDSFTPTGRGEGGFGHSGRR, encoded by the coding sequence GTGACGCAGATAGTCGAGGTGCGCATCCTCGATGAACGCCTGGGGTCCAGCTTTCCGCTGCCGGATTATGCAACCGACGGCTCCGCGGGCATTGACCTGCGCGCCTGTCTTGATGAGCCCCTGAGCCTGGCACCCGGCACTACCGAACTCATTCCCACTGGCATGGCCATCCACATCGGTGACCCCGGATTGGCGGCGGTGATCCTTCCCCGGTCCGGCCTGGGTCACAAGCATGGCATCGTCCTGGGTAACCTGGTTGGCCTGATCGACTCCGACTACCAGGGGCAATTGATGGTTTCCTGCTGGAATCGTGGAGAGACCACGTTCACCATGGAGCCTGGCGAGCGATTGGCGCAGCTGGTGTTCGTGCCCGTCGTGAGGCCGGAATTCAAGCGCGTGGACAGTTTCACACCCACTGGTCGAGGCGAGGGCGGCTTCGGGCATTCCGGTCGGCGCTAG
- the coaBC gene encoding bifunctional phosphopantothenoylcysteine decarboxylase/phosphopantothenate--cysteine ligase CoaBC, which produces MSSLIDKNVLLGVSGGIAAYKSADLVRRLRDAGAHVRVIMTAAAEEFVRPLTFQAVSGEPVHSSLLDPDAEAAMGHIELARWADVLLVAPASADVMARFRHGLAGDLLSTVYLATEAPVALAPAMNRVMWAHPATRENAAALSTRGVHLFGPGQGDQACGEVGAGRMLEPLELVTRLAGVFAEPVLAGRRVLLTAGPTREPLDPVRYITNRSSGKMGFALAAVAAAAGAEVTLVAGPCALPTPAGVHRIDVETAEQMYAEVQRHVAGQDVFIGCAAVADYRPAEAVAGKIKRSGADLKLHLVPNPDILAAVAARAEDRPFTVGFAAETDRVLEHASDKRRRKGLDLIAANRVGPGLGFDTDDNQLELIWDGGHRQLGPGPKSALAAELITQIAQCLQDDKPEGAAS; this is translated from the coding sequence ATGTCCAGCCTGATCGACAAGAACGTGTTGCTCGGTGTCAGTGGTGGCATAGCCGCCTACAAGAGCGCTGACCTGGTGCGACGCCTGCGTGATGCCGGTGCCCATGTCCGCGTGATCATGACTGCCGCCGCTGAGGAATTCGTCCGCCCGCTGACATTCCAGGCGGTATCCGGCGAGCCGGTGCACTCCAGCCTGCTGGACCCCGATGCAGAAGCAGCCATGGGGCACATCGAGCTGGCCCGCTGGGCCGACGTGCTGCTGGTTGCACCGGCAAGCGCCGATGTCATGGCCCGGTTCCGCCACGGCCTGGCGGGCGACCTGCTGTCGACGGTCTACCTGGCCACCGAGGCACCGGTCGCCCTCGCGCCGGCCATGAACCGGGTGATGTGGGCGCATCCCGCTACCCGGGAGAACGCCGCTGCCCTGTCGACCCGCGGAGTACATCTGTTTGGTCCGGGGCAGGGCGATCAGGCCTGCGGCGAGGTCGGTGCCGGGCGGATGCTGGAGCCACTGGAGCTGGTGACCCGGCTGGCCGGAGTTTTCGCCGAACCCGTGTTGGCGGGGCGGCGGGTGCTGCTGACTGCGGGCCCGACCCGGGAGCCGCTGGATCCGGTCCGCTACATCACCAATCGGAGTTCCGGGAAGATGGGTTTTGCCCTGGCCGCGGTGGCTGCGGCAGCCGGTGCCGAGGTCACACTGGTGGCGGGGCCGTGCGCTCTGCCGACGCCTGCGGGCGTGCATCGGATCGATGTTGAAACCGCTGAGCAGATGTACGCCGAGGTGCAGCGGCACGTTGCCGGCCAGGATGTATTCATCGGTTGTGCCGCTGTCGCCGATTACCGCCCCGCAGAGGCGGTTGCCGGCAAGATCAAGCGCAGCGGTGCTGATCTGAAACTGCATCTGGTCCCCAACCCGGATATTCTGGCCGCAGTGGCAGCCCGTGCCGAGGACAGGCCCTTTACCGTCGGTTTCGCTGCCGAAACCGACCGTGTACTTGAGCATGCTTCGGACAAGCGCCGCCGCAAGGGGCTGGATCTGATTGCGGCCAATCGGGTGGGGCCCGGCCTGGGGTTCGATACGGACGACAATCAGCTGGAGCTGATCTGGGATGGCGGGCACCGGCAACTCGGACCCGGGCCGAAGTCCGCCCTCGCCGCCGAATTGATCACGCAGATCGCGCAGTGCCTGCAAGATGATAAACCAGAAGGAGCAGCATCGTGA
- the radC gene encoding RadC family protein: MSITDWPAAERPRERLLSQGPQALSDAELLAIFLRTGVAGSSAVDLARNLLARFGGLRPLLEADRDAFCQGPGLGDAKYAQLQAVMEMSRRHLAHELQRGDALTSPALTRRFLASKLRHLPHEVFACLFLDNRHRVLHFEELFRGTIDAASVYPREVVKRALACNAAAVIIAHNHPSGVAEPSGADRQITRRLQEALALVDIRVLDHMVIGDGEPVSFAERGLI, translated from the coding sequence ATGTCCATCACCGACTGGCCAGCGGCCGAGCGGCCGCGCGAGCGGCTGCTGAGTCAGGGCCCCCAGGCGTTGTCAGACGCCGAACTGCTGGCGATTTTCCTGCGTACCGGCGTTGCGGGCAGCAGCGCCGTGGATCTGGCTCGCAATCTGCTCGCCCGCTTTGGTGGCCTGCGCCCCCTGCTCGAGGCGGACCGCGATGCATTCTGTCAGGGGCCTGGCCTGGGGGACGCGAAGTACGCGCAATTGCAGGCGGTAATGGAGATGTCCCGCCGTCATCTGGCTCACGAACTGCAGCGCGGCGATGCCCTGACATCCCCGGCGCTGACGCGCCGCTTCCTTGCCTCGAAGCTTCGCCATCTGCCCCATGAAGTGTTCGCCTGCCTGTTCCTGGACAACAGGCACCGGGTGCTGCATTTCGAGGAGCTGTTTCGCGGCACTATCGATGCCGCCAGCGTCTACCCCCGTGAAGTCGTCAAGCGCGCCCTTGCCTGCAACGCCGCCGCAGTGATCATTGCCCACAACCATCCATCCGGCGTCGCCGAACCCAGCGGCGCCGACCGCCAGATCACCCGTCGACTGCAGGAAGCCCTGGCGCTGGTGGATATCCGGGTGCTGGATCACATGGTCATCGGGGATGGCGAGCCGGTATCCTTTGCCGAGCGGGGTCTCATTTAA
- the rpoH gene encoding RNA polymerase sigma factor RpoH: protein MGTALTRVNPAHLPLRAGSEDAYISAVNQIPVLSVEDEQALAISYREHQDLDAARHLVLSHLRFVVHVARGYSGYGLPLSDLIQEGNIGLMKAVKRFDPSVKVRLVSFAVHWIRAEIHEYILRNWRIVKVATTKAQRKLFFNLRSSKKRLGWLSRDEVNTVARDLGVKPETVLEMESRLSGHDVAFDPQPDADDDDSAPRSPAAYLQDQRLDPAEQLERGDWEEHQSAALQTALDSLDERSRDIVQRRWLAEEKTTLQELADHYNVSAERVRQLEKNAMNKLRAAMA from the coding sequence ATGGGAACCGCCTTGACCCGGGTGAATCCTGCCCATCTGCCGCTACGCGCCGGCAGCGAGGACGCGTACATCAGCGCCGTGAATCAGATCCCCGTGCTCAGCGTCGAAGACGAGCAGGCGCTGGCCATTTCGTATCGGGAGCATCAGGATCTGGATGCCGCCCGCCACCTTGTACTGTCGCATCTGCGATTTGTCGTGCATGTGGCCCGGGGCTACTCCGGGTATGGGCTGCCGCTGTCTGACCTGATCCAGGAAGGCAACATCGGCCTGATGAAGGCAGTGAAGCGTTTCGATCCGTCGGTCAAGGTGCGCCTGGTCTCCTTTGCCGTGCATTGGATTCGTGCCGAGATCCATGAATACATCCTCCGCAACTGGCGCATCGTCAAGGTCGCCACCACCAAGGCGCAGCGCAAGCTCTTTTTCAATCTGCGCAGTTCGAAAAAGCGCCTCGGCTGGCTGTCCCGGGACGAAGTGAACACCGTGGCCCGGGATCTTGGCGTCAAGCCGGAAACCGTGCTGGAAATGGAATCCCGGCTCAGCGGGCACGACGTCGCGTTCGATCCGCAGCCGGATGCCGACGATGACGACAGCGCGCCGCGATCACCGGCTGCATACCTGCAAGACCAGCGCCTGGATCCGGCCGAGCAGCTTGAGCGGGGCGATTGGGAAGAGCACCAGTCCGCTGCTCTGCAGACCGCTCTGGATTCGCTTGACGAACGCAGCCGCGATATCGTGCAGCGGCGCTGGCTGGCGGAAGAAAAGACCACGCTGCAGGAGCTTGCGGACCATTACAATGTATCCGCCGAGCGGGTCCGTCAGCTCGAGAAGAACGCCATGAACAAACTGCGGGCGGCAATGGCCTGA
- the ftsX gene encoding permease-like cell division protein FtsX, translated as MKQRLVQWVEDHLRAAIGSMGRLYRHRLGSAMTVLVIGISVALPTGFLLALQNMESLTGSWEGAARISMFLHGDVGDAEANELADSLRDWEGVVGVEFVPPDDALAEFRQLSGMGDALDLLDENPLPAMLVLEPTTGLDAADLQTLTTELEMLGPVEQARLDLQWVQRLDAIMQLMRRGVWLISLLLAISVVLIVGNTVRLAIENRREEIIITKLIGATNAFIRRPFLYEGVWYGLAGGLLAVILVEGGRLLLQGPADRLATLYQTGPLLHGLGFQGGLAVLLGGTALGLIGSWMAVARHLAAIEPR; from the coding sequence GTGAAGCAGCGTCTGGTGCAGTGGGTGGAGGATCACCTGCGGGCTGCCATCGGCTCCATGGGGCGGTTGTACCGTCACCGGCTCGGCAGTGCGATGACGGTCCTGGTCATCGGCATCTCCGTTGCCCTGCCCACCGGCTTTCTGCTTGCCTTGCAGAACATGGAGTCACTCACCGGGAGTTGGGAGGGCGCCGCCAGGATCTCCATGTTCCTGCACGGCGATGTCGGCGATGCCGAGGCGAACGAGCTGGCCGATAGCCTGAGAGACTGGGAAGGGGTGGTGGGCGTGGAGTTTGTGCCTCCCGACGACGCCCTGGCTGAGTTCCGCCAGCTCTCCGGTATGGGCGACGCGCTGGACCTGCTCGACGAAAACCCGTTGCCCGCCATGCTGGTGCTGGAGCCGACCACCGGGCTCGACGCTGCTGATTTGCAGACTCTCACCACTGAGTTGGAGATGCTTGGACCAGTGGAGCAGGCGCGGCTCGATCTGCAGTGGGTGCAGCGGCTCGATGCCATCATGCAACTGATGCGCCGGGGGGTGTGGCTGATCTCCCTGTTGCTGGCCATCAGCGTTGTTCTCATCGTCGGTAACACCGTTCGGCTGGCCATCGAGAACCGGCGCGAGGAAATCATTATCACCAAGCTTATCGGGGCCACCAACGCGTTCATACGCCGGCCGTTTCTCTACGAAGGGGTCTGGTATGGTCTGGCAGGTGGGCTGCTTGCCGTGATCCTGGTAGAGGGTGGCCGGCTGCTGCTGCAAGGCCCGGCAGACCGGCTTGCAACCCTTTACCAGACCGGCCCACTGTTGCATGGCCTGGGTTTCCAGGGTGGCCTCGCGGTGCTACTTGGTGGAACCGCCCTTGGCCTGATTGGCTCCTGGATGGCCGTCGCCCGGCACCTGGCTGCCATCGAACCACGATAA
- the ftsE gene encoding cell division ATP-binding protein FtsE, giving the protein MIRFKAVSKRYPGGHDALRGLDFHVERGELVFLTGHSGAGKSTLLKLIPVLERPSGGSINVHGVDLSRLGKRRIPFLRRRIGMIFQDHRLLLDRTIYDNVALPLIINGVAQRDIPRRVRAALDKVGLLNREKAYPVTLSGGEQQRVGIARAVVTRPPILLADEPTGNLDPELSADIMTLFEQFNRVGVTILIASHDLGLIQRMRHRCLVLERGALIDDLRPGGAA; this is encoded by the coding sequence ATGATTCGTTTCAAGGCCGTCAGCAAGCGCTACCCAGGTGGCCACGACGCGCTACGCGGGCTCGATTTTCATGTGGAGCGCGGTGAGCTGGTCTTTCTGACCGGCCACTCCGGCGCGGGTAAGAGCACCCTGCTCAAGCTGATTCCGGTGCTGGAGCGGCCCAGCGGCGGCAGCATCAATGTCCATGGTGTGGACCTGTCCCGTCTTGGCAAGCGGCGGATTCCGTTCCTGCGCCGTCGTATCGGCATGATCTTCCAGGACCACCGCCTGCTGCTGGATCGTACGATCTACGATAATGTCGCCCTGCCACTGATCATCAATGGGGTTGCCCAGCGGGATATTCCCCGTCGCGTGCGTGCCGCACTCGACAAGGTGGGCCTGCTCAACCGCGAGAAAGCCTATCCCGTGACCCTGTCCGGCGGCGAGCAGCAGCGGGTGGGCATTGCCCGCGCGGTGGTCACACGCCCGCCAATTCTGCTCGCTGATGAGCCGACGGGTAATCTCGACCCGGAGTTGTCCGCCGACATCATGACGCTGTTCGAGCAGTTCAACCGGGTGGGCGTCACCATCCTCATCGCCAGTCATGATCTGGGCCTGATTCAGCGCATGCGCCATCGCTGCCTGGTGCTTGAGCGCGGTGCGCTGATCGATGACCTGCGGCCTGGGGGGGCGGCGTGA
- the ftsY gene encoding signal recognition particle-docking protein FtsY — protein sequence MLGFRKRGGKDENAEQDKRPGLVARLRDRLGRTRSGLTEGLATAFLGRKTIDDELLEELETRLLMADVGVEATSRIIDSTVARMRRRELNDLQALMQGLREDMLAILAPCQAALVPERDPAPFVVLTVGVNGVGKTTTIGKLASRWKGEGRAVLLAAGDTFRAAAVEQLQHWGQRVGLPVIAQHTGADSASVIFDALQAARARGADVLIADTAGRLHTQHNLMDELRKVKRVLGKIDDSAPHETLLVLDAGTGQNALSQASHFHEAVGVTGLVLTKLDGTAKGGVIFAIAQQLGLPIRYIGVGESAEDLRPFNAEEFVDALLGDALGQQAVGE from the coding sequence ATGCTAGGTTTCAGAAAACGCGGCGGTAAAGACGAAAACGCGGAGCAGGACAAGCGTCCCGGGCTCGTGGCGCGGCTGCGGGATCGGCTGGGCCGCACCCGCAGCGGGTTGACCGAGGGCCTGGCGACGGCCTTTCTTGGTCGCAAGACCATCGACGATGAACTGCTGGAAGAGCTGGAAACCCGGCTGCTGATGGCGGACGTTGGCGTCGAGGCCACCTCACGCATTATCGATAGCACCGTTGCCCGCATGCGCCGGCGCGAACTCAACGATCTCCAGGCGCTGATGCAGGGCCTGCGGGAAGACATGCTCGCCATCCTCGCCCCTTGCCAGGCGGCGCTGGTGCCTGAGCGTGATCCGGCACCATTCGTGGTGCTGACGGTGGGTGTGAACGGGGTGGGCAAGACCACCACCATTGGCAAGCTGGCAAGCCGCTGGAAAGGCGAGGGACGCGCTGTGCTACTCGCCGCCGGCGACACTTTCCGCGCCGCTGCAGTCGAGCAGCTCCAGCATTGGGGGCAGCGGGTCGGCTTGCCGGTGATCGCGCAGCATACCGGCGCAGATTCCGCCTCGGTGATCTTCGACGCGCTTCAGGCTGCCCGGGCCCGGGGTGCCGACGTGCTGATCGCCGATACCGCCGGTCGCCTGCACACCCAGCACAACCTGATGGATGAGCTGCGCAAGGTGAAGCGGGTTCTGGGCAAGATCGACGACAGCGCGCCCCATGAGACCCTGTTGGTCCTCGACGCCGGCACCGGGCAGAACGCGCTTTCCCAGGCCAGCCATTTCCATGAAGCCGTGGGCGTCACCGGGCTGGTGCTCACCAAACTGGACGGTACTGCCAAGGGCGGCGTGATCTTCGCAATTGCCCAGCAACTCGGCTTGCCGATCCGCTACATCGGTGTCGGTGAGAGCGCCGAGGATCTGCGCCCGTTCAACGCCGAAGAGTTTGTTGATGCCCTGCTGGGTGATGCCCTGGGGCAGCAGGCCGTCGGCGAGTGA
- a CDS encoding M16 family metallopeptidase, with protein sequence MRILPASLCAAAIGLALTVAPAQAMPTVHEYELDNGMRILVRPDQRADVVISQLWFPVGSSHERQSMTGISHALEHMMFKGTENRETGEFSRTISREGGRLNAFTGRDYTAYHEQLQADRLEIALELEADRLANIIFDEEEFANELEVVREERRQVVDSNPVRVALERFHALAWHTHPYRNPIIGWPSDLDVMTLDDIRDWYERWYGVNNATLVVVGNVDPDQVRDLAERHFGPLEPREAPEVRELQEVEPLGERRAVVRQPRATPYMVMGWPVPSLSTAEDESESYALSLLSRILDGGRSARFAENVIRGTDIAASAGSSYNAITRLDTMFYVDGRPTPDSDLDQLEETLRAEVQRVIDEGVTSAELDRARIQARADYLYRLDSLFAQGMEIGTLETTGIGWRAMETFDDALDSVAVEDIQAVAERYFRDDRITVVHLLPDNGAAPSRPAETPDPAAEPQPHSH encoded by the coding sequence ATGAGAATTCTCCCAGCATCGCTGTGCGCCGCCGCAATCGGCCTTGCGCTGACTGTCGCCCCGGCGCAGGCCATGCCCACCGTCCACGAGTATGAGCTGGACAACGGCATGCGCATTCTGGTGCGGCCCGATCAGCGGGCTGATGTGGTCATCAGCCAACTCTGGTTTCCGGTGGGCTCCAGTCATGAACGTCAGAGCATGACCGGCATCTCCCACGCACTTGAGCACATGATGTTCAAGGGGACGGAGAACCGGGAAACCGGAGAATTCTCCCGCACGATTTCCCGCGAGGGTGGCCGCCTCAACGCCTTTACCGGACGTGACTACACCGCCTATCACGAGCAATTGCAGGCGGACCGGCTGGAAATCGCCCTGGAACTGGAAGCCGACCGACTGGCCAATATCATCTTCGACGAGGAAGAGTTCGCCAACGAGTTGGAGGTGGTCCGCGAGGAGCGCCGACAGGTGGTGGATTCGAACCCTGTGCGCGTGGCGCTGGAACGTTTCCATGCCCTGGCCTGGCATACCCACCCCTATCGCAACCCCATCATTGGCTGGCCCAGCGATCTCGACGTCATGACCCTGGATGACATCCGCGACTGGTACGAACGCTGGTATGGCGTCAACAACGCCACCCTGGTGGTGGTGGGGAATGTTGATCCGGACCAGGTCCGGGATCTGGCCGAGCGGCACTTTGGTCCGCTGGAGCCCCGCGAGGCGCCGGAGGTGCGCGAGTTGCAGGAGGTGGAGCCGCTGGGCGAACGCCGCGCGGTGGTCCGTCAACCCCGGGCCACCCCCTACATGGTCATGGGATGGCCGGTGCCGTCACTGTCCACCGCCGAGGATGAATCGGAAAGCTATGCCCTGAGCCTGCTGTCGCGGATTCTCGATGGCGGTCGCAGCGCCAGGTTTGCGGAGAATGTCATCCGCGGCACTGACATCGCCGCCAGTGCCGGCTCCTCCTACAACGCCATCACCCGGCTCGACACCATGTTCTACGTGGACGGCCGGCCGACACCGGACAGCGACCTGGATCAGCTTGAGGAGACCCTGCGCGCTGAAGTGCAACGCGTGATCGACGAGGGCGTGACCAGCGCCGAGCTCGACCGGGCAAGAATCCAGGCCCGGGCGGACTACCTGTACCGGCTGGACTCGCTGTTCGCCCAGGGTATGGAGATCGGAACGCTGGAGACCACGGGCATCGGCTGGCGAGCCATGGAGACCTTCGATGATGCGCTGGACAGTGTCGCCGTGGAGGACATCCAGGCAGTCGCGGAGCGCTACTTCCGGGATGACCGCATCACCGTGGTTCACCTGCTCCCGGACAATGGTGCAGCGCCCTCCCGCCCTGCGGAGACACCGGACCCCGCCGCCGAACCGCAACCCCACTCTCATTGA
- a CDS encoding M16 family metallopeptidase: protein MLRNRLQSLFTSLVLITVAILPAAATAGGPAIQNWTTDQGLDVYFVRSDALPMVDISLTFDAGSARDGDLPGLASMTSSLLAEGAGGRDAGDIARSFEDRGARFSSGSGRDSADVSLRSLNAPDTLSRSVDVLAKVISRPDFPEDAIERQRRRMMVALNNAERDPGSIASRALWSALYDDHPYANPPGGTAESLQAINRGALVDFHRRHYTSSNAVLTMVGDLSRAEAEQIALHLAESLPVGEPLEPLPDAPSTPEARTIRIEAPSSQTVIVKGQIGYARGDDDHFDLFVGNHILGGSGLVSRLGVAMREERGLSYGVSSRFQPMVAAGPFLVSTQVRTDRTDEALEVIRDHLRGIRDEGPSDDEVSDAARNITGSFPLNLDSNSKIAGYVSSIAFHGLPLDYLEIFPRRIDQVTTESVHAALRDRLDPENMITVMVGPDAEDDDN, encoded by the coding sequence ATGCTCAGGAACCGACTGCAAAGCCTGTTCACCAGCCTCGTGCTGATCACCGTTGCAATCCTGCCGGCGGCGGCCACGGCCGGCGGGCCGGCCATTCAGAACTGGACCACGGATCAGGGGCTTGATGTCTATTTCGTGCGCAGCGATGCACTCCCCATGGTGGACATCTCACTGACTTTCGACGCCGGTAGTGCCCGGGACGGCGATCTGCCCGGCCTGGCCAGCATGACCAGCAGCCTGCTGGCCGAGGGCGCCGGTGGCCGCGACGCTGGCGATATCGCCCGATCCTTCGAGGATCGAGGCGCACGATTCTCCAGCGGTAGCGGCCGTGACAGTGCCGATGTGAGCCTGCGCAGCCTGAACGCACCGGACACCCTCAGCCGATCCGTGGATGTGCTCGCCAAGGTGATCAGCCGACCCGACTTTCCCGAGGACGCTATCGAACGGCAGCGGCGGCGGATGATGGTCGCCCTCAACAATGCCGAGCGTGATCCAGGGTCCATTGCCAGCCGGGCGCTCTGGTCGGCACTGTACGACGATCACCCCTACGCGAATCCGCCAGGAGGCACGGCTGAATCCCTGCAGGCCATTAATCGGGGCGCGCTGGTGGACTTTCATCGGCGCCATTACACCAGCAGCAACGCGGTACTGACCATGGTGGGCGATCTCAGCCGCGCCGAGGCCGAACAGATTGCCCTGCACCTGGCCGAGTCGCTGCCGGTCGGAGAACCACTGGAGCCCCTGCCCGACGCCCCGAGCACCCCGGAAGCCCGGACTATTCGCATTGAAGCACCGTCCAGCCAGACAGTGATCGTGAAGGGACAGATCGGCTACGCACGGGGCGACGATGACCACTTCGACCTGTTCGTGGGCAACCATATACTCGGCGGTAGCGGCCTGGTGTCGCGTCTTGGCGTGGCAATGCGAGAGGAGCGTGGCCTGTCCTACGGTGTTTCCAGCCGCTTTCAGCCCATGGTGGCTGCCGGGCCATTCCTGGTCAGCACCCAGGTCCGCACCGATCGCACCGACGAAGCCCTGGAAGTCATTCGCGACCACCTGCGTGGAATTCGCGACGAGGGCCCCTCGGACGATGAAGTCAGCGACGCCGCCCGGAACATCACGGGCAGCTTCCCGCTTAACCTGGATAGCAACAGCAAGATCGCCGGGTATGTCTCGAGTATCGCCTTCCACGGTCTGCCACTGGATTATCTGGAGATCTTCCCGAGACGGATCGACCAGGTAACCACCGAATCCGTCCACGCGGCCCTGCGTGACCGGCTCGACCCGGAGAACATGATCACGGTCATGGTCGGACCCGATGCAGAGGACGACGACAACTGA
- the rsmD gene encoding 16S rRNA (guanine(966)-N(2))-methyltransferase RsmD, with amino-acid sequence MRIIGGRWRGRRLPVAALPGLRPTGDRIRETLFNWLQPHLAGSSCLDLFAGSGAIGLEAASRGAGEVILVEQAGAGARALQDAVRRLDAQDHVQVVNSDAIAYLQLQQRHFDIIFLDPPFDSPLLETALSVIAERDLLRPGGLAYLETPRQAQPPELPSGWALARDRQAGQVRFMLATNAGA; translated from the coding sequence CTGCGCATCATCGGCGGCCGCTGGCGGGGCCGCCGCCTGCCGGTGGCTGCCCTGCCCGGTTTGCGACCCACCGGTGACCGCATCCGGGAAACGCTGTTCAATTGGCTGCAACCGCATCTGGCCGGCAGCAGTTGCCTGGACCTATTTGCCGGTAGCGGCGCCATTGGTCTGGAGGCTGCGTCGCGGGGTGCCGGCGAGGTGATCCTGGTGGAGCAGGCAGGTGCGGGTGCCCGGGCACTGCAGGACGCGGTCAGGCGCCTGGATGCACAGGATCATGTCCAGGTGGTCAACTCCGATGCCATCGCCTATCTGCAATTGCAGCAGCGCCACTTCGACATCATTTTTCTTGACCCCCCTTTCGACAGCCCGTTACTGGAAACGGCCCTCTCGGTCATCGCCGAACGGGATCTGCTCCGGCCCGGGGGGCTTGCCTACCTGGAGACGCCCCGGCAGGCGCAGCCACCGGAGTTGCCATCGGGCTGGGCCCTGGCCCGGGACCGCCAGGCCGGTCAGGTTCGTTTCATGCTGGCGACCAACGCCGGGGCATGA
- the coaD gene encoding pantetheine-phosphate adenylyltransferase codes for MNIRAIYPGTFDPITNGHIDLVERGSRLFHDLVVSIAAFPSPSKRPAFSVQERLDMASIALAHLPNVRVMSFDTLLADFVREQEAQVIVRGLRAVSDFEYEFQLASMNRQLVPEVETLFLTPAEQYAFISSSLVREVAALGGNVKKFVHPAVAKALEERVRR; via the coding sequence ATGAATATCAGGGCGATCTATCCGGGCACCTTCGACCCGATCACCAATGGGCACATCGACCTGGTGGAGCGCGGGTCGCGGCTTTTCCATGACCTGGTCGTCAGTATCGCCGCCTTCCCCAGCCCCTCAAAGCGGCCCGCGTTCTCCGTTCAGGAGCGACTCGACATGGCCAGCATCGCGCTAGCCCACCTGCCGAACGTGCGCGTGATGTCCTTTGATACGCTGCTTGCAGATTTCGTGCGCGAGCAGGAGGCACAGGTCATCGTCCGCGGCCTGCGGGCAGTCTCCGACTTCGAATACGAGTTTCAGCTCGCCAGCATGAACAGGCAGCTGGTTCCTGAAGTGGAGACATTGTTTCTCACTCCGGCCGAGCAGTACGCCTTCATTTCATCCAGCCTGGTCCGGGAAGTGGCTGCACTGGGGGGCAACGTCAAGAAATTTGTGCACCCCGCTGTGGCGAAGGCACTGGAAGAGCGTGTGCGGCGTTAA